The following are encoded together in the Methylobacterium radiotolerans JCM 2831 genome:
- a CDS encoding FecR family protein: protein MEEERTPAGDDEAADDPVYARAAFWVVRLASPDATDADRAAFATWRAADPAHAEAYAEMEAWRRVAGRAPDTRRRKRRPPTRLVGLAAALGLSGFVAYESGLLDRVRADVWTGIGDIETTRLPDGSRAALNTDTALVLRFTAAERDVHLLRGEAEFDVVPDSGRPFVVHGGGLRVRAVGTRFFVRAGGDAEPVGVAEGRVDASTSAGAVTIGAGEVALRSADGHLMVERGDVGRATAWREGRLVVTGQPLAAVVADLNRYRRGRIVLLGSGLGAQRFSGTLDIRDTDEALDVLVATMGLRVTRLTPYLVLVRPPG, encoded by the coding sequence ATGGAGGAGGAGCGGACGCCCGCGGGCGACGACGAGGCCGCGGACGACCCGGTCTACGCGCGGGCCGCGTTCTGGGTGGTTCGCCTGGCCTCCCCCGACGCGACCGACGCCGACCGGGCAGCCTTCGCGACCTGGCGCGCGGCCGACCCGGCCCATGCCGAGGCCTACGCGGAGATGGAGGCGTGGCGGCGCGTCGCCGGGCGCGCGCCCGATACGCGCCGGCGCAAGCGGCGGCCGCCGACGCGCCTCGTCGGTCTCGCGGCGGCGCTGGGCCTGTCCGGCTTCGTCGCCTACGAGAGCGGGCTCCTCGACCGCGTCCGCGCCGATGTCTGGACCGGTATCGGGGACATCGAGACGACGCGGCTCCCCGACGGCAGCCGCGCCGCCCTCAACACCGACACGGCGCTGGTCCTGCGCTTCACGGCCGCCGAGCGCGACGTCCACCTGCTGCGCGGGGAGGCGGAGTTCGATGTCGTGCCCGACAGCGGCCGGCCCTTCGTGGTCCACGGCGGCGGTCTGCGGGTTCGCGCGGTGGGGACGCGCTTCTTCGTCCGGGCCGGCGGGGACGCCGAACCGGTCGGTGTGGCGGAGGGGCGCGTGGACGCGTCGACATCCGCCGGCGCCGTGACGATCGGGGCCGGCGAGGTGGCCCTCCGGAGCGCCGACGGCCACCTGATGGTCGAGCGCGGCGATGTCGGGCGCGCCACGGCGTGGCGGGAGGGCCGGCTCGTCGTCACGGGGCAGCCCCTCGCCGCGGTCGTGGCCGACCTGAACCGCTATCGGCGCGGACGCATCGTGCTGCTCGGCTCGGGGCTCGGCGCGCAGCGCTTCAGCGGGACGCTCGACATCCGCGACACCGACGAAGCGCTCGACGTGCTGGTCGCGACGATGGGCCTGCGCGTCACGCGCCTGACCCCGTACCTCGTCCTCGTCAGGCCGCCGGGCTGA